A single Oryzias melastigma strain HK-1 linkage group LG24, ASM292280v2, whole genome shotgun sequence DNA region contains:
- the LOC112157744 gene encoding bifunctional protein GlmU, whose product MTCVGSVTKATLRLANASATNTNEVIHLSGRYEIVSLVGTLNRDAHLHISLSDAEGRTIGGHVLGDLEVFTTAEVVIGEAADLLFIREMDDQTGFPELVVGPRSTTK is encoded by the exons ATGACCTGCGTGGGCAGTGTCACCAAGGCGACACTGCGACTGGCAAATGCCAGCGCCACAAACACAAATGAG GTGATTCATCTCTCTGGACGTTATGAAATCGTCTCCCTGGTTGGAACTCTTAACAGAGACGCTCACCTCCATATTAGCCTGTCTGATGCTGAGGGCAGGACCATTGGTGGCCACGTCCTGGGAGACCTGGAGGTGTTCACCACGGCTGAAGTGGTCATTGGTGAGGCGGCAGACTTGCTTTTCATTAGGGAGATGGACGACCAGACAGGTTTCCCGGAGCTGGTTGTAGGACCACgttcaacaacaaaataa